A genomic segment from Inquilinus sp. KBS0705 encodes:
- a CDS encoding rhodanese-related sulfurtransferase, whose amino-acid sequence MIKYNTLLYYCYATIVDGEQFAADHLKFCKSLGLTGRIIVADEGLNGTVSGTAEACKTYMETLHADERFAGIDFKVDEVAEPSFVKMHCRYKSEIVHSGLRDPNIINPQLKTGKHLAPKEFLAMKDRDDVVILDVRSNYEHSLGKFKNAVTLDIENFRDFPAMINELAQYKDKKILTYCTGGIKCEKASALLLHEGFSDVYQLHGGIIKYGKETGGEDFEGKCYVFDNRLSVDVNSVNPVVISTCRNCGTVTPKMINCANPECNEHFTQCDECGTKMDGCCSDACQAHPRKRIYDGTGYYVKVPQPVNVKKHQLSSIDSDLAN is encoded by the coding sequence ATGATAAAATACAATACACTCCTTTACTATTGTTACGCAACAATAGTCGATGGTGAGCAATTTGCTGCCGATCATTTAAAATTTTGTAAATCATTAGGCTTAACCGGGCGCATTATTGTGGCCGACGAAGGCTTAAATGGCACCGTATCGGGTACTGCCGAAGCTTGCAAAACCTATATGGAAACCCTGCATGCCGATGAACGCTTTGCCGGTATCGACTTTAAAGTGGATGAGGTTGCAGAGCCATCATTTGTTAAAATGCACTGCCGCTACAAATCCGAAATTGTACACTCGGGCCTGCGCGATCCAAACATTATTAACCCACAGCTAAAAACAGGTAAGCACCTGGCTCCAAAAGAGTTTTTAGCTATGAAAGACCGTGATGATGTGGTGATATTGGATGTACGATCGAACTACGAACACTCGCTGGGAAAATTTAAAAACGCCGTAACGCTTGATATCGAGAACTTCCGCGATTTCCCCGCGATGATCAACGAACTGGCACAATACAAGGATAAAAAGATATTAACCTACTGCACCGGTGGCATCAAGTGCGAAAAAGCATCGGCCCTGTTACTGCACGAAGGCTTTAGCGATGTATACCAGTTGCATGGCGGCATTATTAAATATGGTAAAGAAACCGGCGGTGAGGATTTTGAGGGTAAATGTTATGTGTTTGACAACCGCCTTTCGGTAGATGTGAACAGCGTAAACCCGGTAGTGATATCAACCTGCCGTAATTGCGGCACGGTTACCCCAAAGATGATCAATTGCGCCAACCCCGAGTGCAACGAGCATTTTACCCAATGCGATGAGTGCGGCACAAAAATGGATGGCTGCTGTAGCGATGCCTGCCAAGCGCACCCACGCAAGCGTATTTATGATGGCACCGGATACTATGTAAAAGTACCGCAACCGGTTAATGTAAAAAAGCACCAACTTTCATCAATAGATTCAGATTTGGCGAATTAG
- a CDS encoding transcriptional regulator, translating into MRKHLLFAFFILLNICAYSADIKSIGVPYVQNYTKAQYQSGNQNWSVTRDEHGIMYFGNDEGLLSFDGKYWQLNRMPNGLIVRSVAADGKGKIYSGGFGEFGYWQNNSKGFLKYNSLTHLLPKQYQPVKEETWKIYIEKDRVIFQSFGLIYIYAKGRVSVVKAPKPFLFLFKTGNRYFVEQVDAGLFELKGDKLSYIEGSNILGSRVLSVLPFGKGRYVIGTAKNGLFIYDGTTFKVWQNQANNFLKTYQLNNGVVIPGKYFAYGSILNGIIIIDTTGNVIQHINKSSGLQNNTVLSLFIDNEQNLWAGLDNGIDRIEVNSPLYFYFDKTGRFGTVYSSIIFNNKIYLGTNQGLYYSEWIGTGTQRLFQSFDFQLIPGSQGQVWDLSLQDGKLLCGHNDGTFQVNGSSITKITSLSGGWTIKKFNANQLIQGTYTGLIIYSKNASGNWVFDHKIEGFSEPSRYVEQDSKGQIWVSHAYKGIYKVTLSLDNKRVVSQKYYDKRSGLPDSYNVGVFNLDNRIVFSSDSGFYVYDDITDRFYKYQQLNNRLHTFASSNKVIAAIGKKYWFINHGRVALADLSVPGKLSIDSNRFSMLNGQMVQNYENINLINNLIYLISVDDGFVILSDKDAMHQPRMQLPAVLIRNVENITDKTSVISNMNIAGNEIAIPYNQNNIRIAYSLPYYRQAKIQYQYYLEGYSRQWSEWSVQSQKEFTNLNQGTYQFKVRAKINNESVSAITIFSFEVLPPWYLSKIAMIIYLIIGFFIYYIIRHYYHLKLKRHQHEIQEKLRIEQEEFLRQEAIANQQHIVTIKNEQLQADLASKNRELANSAMNIVYKNELLQKISDEIDNFKDSAGKKLSEEQLKKIHKVISEGMSDERDWNVFETSFNEAHENFFKKLKHGHPDLVPNDLKLCAYLRMNMSSKEMASLLNISLRGVEIRRYRLRKKLNLEHDKNLVEFLIEL; encoded by the coding sequence ATGCGTAAACATCTCCTGTTTGCATTTTTTATACTACTGAATATATGCGCCTATAGTGCCGATATTAAAAGCATTGGTGTGCCTTATGTGCAAAACTACACTAAGGCGCAGTATCAGTCGGGCAATCAAAACTGGTCGGTAACGCGCGACGAGCATGGCATTATGTATTTTGGCAACGATGAGGGCCTGCTCTCTTTCGATGGTAAATACTGGCAGCTTAACCGCATGCCAAACGGGCTTATCGTCCGCTCAGTAGCTGCCGATGGCAAAGGCAAAATATACTCGGGTGGCTTTGGCGAATTTGGCTACTGGCAAAACAACAGCAAAGGCTTCTTAAAGTATAACTCGCTCACTCATCTTTTACCCAAACAATACCAACCCGTTAAAGAGGAAACCTGGAAAATATATATCGAAAAAGACAGGGTGATATTCCAATCGTTTGGCTTGATATACATTTACGCAAAGGGCCGTGTAAGTGTGGTAAAAGCACCCAAACCATTCCTGTTTTTATTTAAAACCGGCAACCGCTATTTTGTTGAGCAGGTTGATGCCGGGCTGTTTGAATTAAAGGGCGATAAGCTAAGTTACATAGAGGGTAGTAATATATTGGGCAGCCGGGTACTTTCGGTATTGCCATTTGGCAAAGGCCGCTATGTAATTGGAACAGCCAAAAACGGCTTGTTTATTTACGATGGCACAACCTTTAAGGTCTGGCAAAATCAGGCCAATAACTTTTTAAAAACTTATCAGCTTAATAATGGTGTAGTAATACCCGGCAAGTATTTTGCCTATGGGTCTATTTTAAACGGTATCATAATTATTGATACCACGGGTAATGTAATACAACATATCAACAAATCAAGCGGCTTACAAAACAACACGGTATTAAGCCTTTTTATTGATAACGAGCAAAACCTATGGGCCGGACTTGATAATGGTATAGACCGCATAGAAGTGAATTCGCCCCTATACTTTTACTTTGACAAAACAGGCCGCTTTGGTACCGTATACTCCAGCATTATTTTTAACAATAAAATTTACCTGGGCACCAACCAGGGGCTATATTACAGCGAATGGATAGGAACGGGCACCCAGCGTTTGTTTCAATCGTTCGATTTTCAGCTCATCCCGGGCTCGCAGGGCCAGGTATGGGATCTATCCTTACAGGACGGCAAACTGCTTTGCGGGCATAACGATGGCACTTTTCAGGTAAATGGCAGCAGCATCACCAAAATAACATCCCTTAGCGGCGGGTGGACCATAAAAAAATTTAATGCCAATCAGCTAATACAAGGCACCTATACCGGCCTTATCATATACAGTAAAAATGCATCAGGCAATTGGGTATTCGACCATAAAATAGAAGGCTTTAGCGAACCATCGCGTTATGTTGAGCAGGATAGCAAGGGCCAGATATGGGTAAGCCATGCCTATAAAGGCATATACAAGGTTACACTGAGTTTAGATAATAAACGCGTGGTATCTCAAAAATACTACGACAAAAGATCGGGCCTGCCCGATAGCTATAACGTGGGTGTATTTAACCTGGATAACCGCATTGTTTTCTCTTCCGATTCTGGCTTTTATGTTTATGACGATATTACCGACAGGTTTTATAAATACCAGCAATTAAATAACCGGCTGCATACGTTTGCATCTTCAAATAAGGTTATAGCGGCTATAGGTAAAAAATACTGGTTTATTAATCACGGCCGAGTGGCGCTGGCCGACCTATCGGTACCCGGAAAGTTATCTATCGACTCCAATCGCTTTAGCATGCTTAACGGTCAAATGGTGCAGAATTACGAAAACATCAACCTGATTAACAACCTCATTTATTTAATAAGTGTTGATGATGGCTTTGTAATATTAAGCGATAAAGACGCCATGCACCAGCCCCGCATGCAACTACCTGCGGTGCTGATACGCAATGTGGAGAACATCACCGACAAAACATCAGTGATAAGCAACATGAATATTGCCGGCAACGAAATTGCCATACCATATAATCAAAACAATATACGCATAGCCTATTCGCTGCCCTATTACCGGCAGGCAAAAATACAGTATCAGTATTATTTAGAGGGGTATTCGAGGCAATGGTCAGAATGGTCTGTACAAAGCCAAAAGGAGTTTACTAATTTAAACCAGGGCACCTATCAGTTTAAGGTAAGGGCAAAAATTAATAATGAAAGTGTATCTGCTATAACTATTTTTAGCTTTGAGGTACTGCCGCCATGGTATTTAAGTAAAATAGCCATGATCATCTATCTTATCATAGGCTTCTTCATTTATTACATCATCAGGCATTATTATCACCTCAAGCTAAAACGCCACCAGCACGAGATACAGGAAAAGCTCCGCATTGAACAAGAAGAATTTTTAAGGCAAGAGGCTATTGCCAACCAACAACATATAGTAACCATTAAAAATGAGCAGTTGCAAGCCGACCTGGCCAGCAAAAACCGCGAGCTGGCAAATTCGGCCATGAACATTGTTTATAAGAATGAGTTGCTGCAAAAAATAAGTGATGAGATAGATAATTTTAAGGATAGCGCCGGTAAAAAGCTGTCAGAAGAACAGCTCAAAAAAATACATAAGGTTATTAGTGAAGGCATGAGCGATGAGCGGGATTGGAATGTGTTTGAAACAAGTTTTAATGAAGCGCATGAAAACTTCTTCAAAAAATTAAAACACGGCCATCCTGACCTGGTACCGAACGATTTAAAGCTTTGCGCATACCTGCGTATGAATATGAGTAGTAAAGAGATGGCTTCATTATTAAACATTTCGCTGCGCGGGGTAGAGATAAGGCGCTACAGGTTGCGCAAAAAGCTTAATTTAGAGCATGACAAAAATCTTGTGGAGTTTCTCATCGAGCTTTAA
- a CDS encoding RagB/SusD family nutrient uptake outer membrane protein — translation MFNKNIKNTLFVSTCAVLVLMQGCKKSFLDVPPQAQQPSVEFFKTQDDATKAVNSIYGNLREWKETAFAPMAVESLGSDETEKGSTPSDASFMNGYDNFTVTATDGQLQDFWNGQYQSINLCNQVLDNVPNITMDENLKNRYLAEAKFVRAYNYFRLVRAFGDVVLRLHIAKDATEYNLPRTPKTQVYAAIEKDLTEAAAVLPQSYSSADIGRATKGAALSLHAKVAMYQKKWADVLTYTNQVMGMGYSLFPDFEKLFRIANENSTESIFEIQCQSLPGGAATSQYSQIQGVAGEPNGGWGFNVPTDALVNAFEPGDPRKDATIIFRGETTPEGDAISLIGPNPRYNQKSYVPFNVPFVQNQGEDQNVRVIRYAEVLLMNAEAANEMGNAPQALASLEKVRARARGGNNAILPKVTTTDQSALRTAIWHERQVELAMEFDRYFDVIRQGRAAQVFGPKGWKAGKNEVWPIPQNEIDLAVGVLTQNPGY, via the coding sequence ATGTTTAATAAAAATATTAAAAACACACTTTTTGTTAGCACTTGTGCTGTGTTGGTGTTGATGCAGGGGTGCAAAAAAAGCTTCCTGGATGTACCACCACAGGCGCAGCAGCCAAGCGTAGAGTTTTTTAAAACTCAGGACGATGCTACTAAAGCCGTAAACTCGATATACGGAAATTTACGCGAATGGAAAGAAACCGCTTTTGCGCCTATGGCTGTTGAAAGCTTAGGATCTGACGAAACAGAGAAAGGCAGTACGCCAAGCGATGCCAGCTTTATGAACGGGTACGACAATTTTACCGTAACCGCAACCGATGGCCAGCTTCAGGATTTTTGGAACGGGCAATATCAAAGTATTAACCTTTGTAATCAGGTGCTGGATAATGTGCCTAACATTACAATGGACGAAAACTTAAAAAACCGTTATCTGGCCGAAGCTAAATTTGTACGCGCCTACAACTACTTTAGGTTAGTGCGCGCATTTGGCGATGTTGTATTACGCTTGCATATAGCTAAGGATGCTACCGAGTACAATTTGCCACGCACACCTAAAACCCAGGTATACGCAGCTATTGAAAAGGATTTAACAGAAGCAGCTGCAGTATTACCGCAAAGTTACAGTTCGGCAGATATTGGCCGTGCTACAAAGGGTGCTGCGCTTTCATTACATGCTAAAGTAGCTATGTATCAAAAGAAATGGGCTGATGTATTAACCTACACCAATCAGGTAATGGGTATGGGTTATAGCCTGTTTCCTGATTTTGAAAAACTATTTAGGATCGCTAACGAAAACAGCACCGAATCAATTTTCGAGATACAATGCCAAAGCCTTCCTGGTGGTGCAGCAACCAGCCAGTATTCACAGATACAAGGCGTTGCCGGCGAGCCTAATGGTGGCTGGGGCTTTAACGTACCAACCGATGCTTTAGTAAATGCTTTTGAACCCGGCGACCCGCGTAAAGATGCAACCATTATTTTTAGGGGCGAAACTACACCTGAGGGTGATGCCATATCGTTAATTGGCCCTAATCCCCGTTACAATCAAAAATCGTATGTGCCTTTTAATGTGCCTTTTGTACAAAACCAGGGCGAGGATCAAAATGTAAGGGTAATTCGTTATGCCGAGGTATTATTAATGAATGCTGAAGCTGCAAATGAAATGGGTAACGCACCACAAGCCCTGGCTTCTTTAGAAAAAGTACGTGCAAGGGCACGCGGTGGCAATAATGCCATACTGCCAAAAGTAACTACTACCGATCAATCTGCTTTGCGTACTGCAATATGGCACGAACGCCAGGTAGAGCTGGCGATGGAGTTTGACCGTTACTTTGATGTAATTCGTCAGGGGCGTGCTGCTCAAGTATTTGGCCCTAAAGGCTGGAAAGCCGGCAAAAACGAAGTTTGGCCGATTCCGCAAAACGAGATCGACCTGGCGGTTGGCGTATTAACTCAAAACCCTGGCTATTAA
- a CDS encoding carboxypeptidase-like regulatory domain-containing protein, with protein sequence MKRYLLLVLFITTYSAYAQQQYTLSGQITGSKNEDISFTSVYIRNSSYGTTANQDGRYRLKLNPGTYTVIYRHPGQQEQSETITITDHDDVHNVQLQDEVFRFSQVSNQWKINRDPGDTIIRRVINNNKARIQEFKGLSCAAYVKGVQTLLSSPKSLTSKAVTKALDLDSNGRGILYQSELLANFNYGGPGKIKEITIASKTTGTNTAFSYTKASDLQLNVYKNVITIDGLSSRGFVSPFASNAFFYYRYKLIGSSVQNGLTIDKIEVIPRRQYGQFFRGNVYIVESDWRIYSIDLYLSSKTTSLNFVDTLQIKQQYVPITDSVWMPVSVQFNFVGSVLGFKFGGYYEGIFNNYKINPPFADGFFTGELLKVDTAATLKSKSYWEDNRPVPLTRLESRDYEKKDSIAAYKKTDEYLDALQHTKNGINYPGYLIFGYYASNRSNRDSLYVYPFLQTFYYNTVEGFGINAKVRYTRTIDDLHSLSVTPALRYGFSNKLFSANMLTEYKYDPFHNSKLWLSFGSDVLDLNNVGTRSLYFNTLSTLLSENNYVKYYRSQYGGVGFQRELANGILWTAGLTYASRSQLYNTAYGHIFNSKDREYTSNNPLAPPGTPADDRSILFPTNQALTFNTSVAFTFDQKYITRPTGKFNLPSKYPTLTLNYRKGISKVLGSDVDYDFASADISQYNIRIGLSGFSSFKLTGGDYFNNKTLYFMDYYHYLGNQGTTFDPTYIGSFHFLPFYTYSTNGAFFEAHYQHNFAGSLLGKVPFMRKLKLEEIIGANFLTTKGNSNYREFYVGLQRLIFRVDYGISYAGNKKYIQGIRIFYGIR encoded by the coding sequence ATGAAGAGATACCTACTATTAGTGTTATTTATAACTACTTATAGCGCATATGCACAGCAGCAGTATACACTATCGGGCCAAATTACGGGCTCAAAAAACGAGGATATATCCTTCACATCAGTATATATACGCAACTCTTCCTATGGCACTACGGCCAACCAGGATGGCCGCTATCGTTTAAAGCTAAACCCCGGCACCTATACTGTAATTTACAGGCACCCCGGCCAGCAGGAACAAAGCGAAACCATCACCATTACCGACCATGATGATGTGCACAATGTACAGTTACAGGACGAGGTATTTCGTTTTAGCCAGGTATCTAACCAATGGAAAATAAACCGCGACCCCGGCGATACCATTATACGCAGGGTAATAAATAATAACAAGGCACGCATACAGGAGTTTAAAGGGCTATCCTGTGCGGCATACGTAAAAGGCGTGCAAACGCTTTTAAGCTCACCTAAATCGTTAACCAGTAAAGCAGTAACCAAAGCGCTCGACCTCGACTCGAACGGCCGCGGCATACTTTATCAGTCGGAATTGTTGGCTAATTTTAATTATGGCGGGCCGGGCAAAATTAAAGAGATAACCATTGCCTCAAAAACAACAGGTACCAACACGGCTTTTAGCTATACCAAAGCATCAGATCTGCAATTGAATGTTTACAAAAACGTAATCACTATTGATGGCCTGAGCAGCCGCGGCTTTGTATCGCCGTTTGCGAGTAACGCGTTCTTTTACTACAGATATAAACTAATTGGCAGCAGCGTGCAAAACGGGCTTACTATTGATAAGATAGAGGTTATTCCGCGCAGGCAGTACGGCCAGTTTTTTAGGGGCAACGTATATATTGTAGAGAGCGACTGGCGCATTTATAGTATTGACCTTTATTTAAGCAGCAAAACCACATCGCTAAACTTTGTAGATACGCTGCAAATAAAGCAGCAATATGTGCCTATAACTGATAGTGTTTGGATGCCGGTATCGGTGCAGTTTAACTTTGTTGGTTCGGTATTGGGCTTTAAGTTTGGGGGTTACTACGAAGGTATTTTTAATAACTATAAAATTAACCCGCCCTTTGCCGATGGCTTTTTTACCGGCGAACTGTTAAAAGTAGATACAGCTGCCACTTTAAAATCAAAAAGCTACTGGGAAGATAACCGCCCTGTGCCTTTAACCCGGCTGGAGAGCCGCGACTATGAGAAAAAAGACAGCATTGCCGCCTATAAAAAAACTGATGAATACCTGGATGCCCTACAGCATACCAAAAACGGTATTAATTACCCGGGTTATTTAATTTTTGGCTATTACGCCAGCAACCGCAGCAACCGCGACTCGCTTTATGTTTATCCCTTTTTACAGACGTTTTATTACAACACAGTTGAAGGCTTTGGTATAAATGCAAAGGTGCGCTATACCCGCACTATAGATGATCTGCATTCGTTAAGCGTTACCCCCGCCCTGCGCTATGGCTTTAGCAACAAGCTTTTTAGCGCCAATATGCTTACCGAATACAAGTATGATCCTTTTCATAACAGTAAGCTTTGGTTAAGTTTTGGCAGCGATGTGCTCGACCTAAATAACGTGGGCACACGGTCGTTATATTTTAATACGCTAAGTACCCTGCTAAGCGAAAACAATTATGTTAAGTATTACCGCTCGCAATACGGTGGCGTTGGCTTCCAGCGCGAACTGGCCAATGGCATTTTATGGACAGCCGGCTTAACCTATGCCAGCCGCAGCCAGTTATATAACACCGCTTATGGGCACATTTTTAATTCGAAGGATAGGGAGTACACATCTAACAACCCATTAGCGCCGCCGGGAACCCCGGCAGATGACCGCTCTATTTTGTTCCCTACCAACCAGGCATTAACCTTTAACACGTCGGTGGCCTTTACGTTCGATCAAAAGTATATTACCCGCCCTACCGGTAAATTTAATTTGCCATCAAAATATCCTACGCTTACGCTTAACTATCGCAAAGGCATAAGCAAGGTGCTGGGATCTGACGTAGATTACGATTTCGCTTCGGCCGATATTTCTCAGTATAATATCCGCATAGGGTTATCGGGCTTTTCGTCATTTAAACTAACCGGTGGCGATTACTTTAACAACAAAACCCTGTATTTTATGGATTACTACCACTACTTAGGTAACCAGGGTACCACCTTCGACCCTACTTATATCGGCAGTTTCCATTTTTTACCTTTTTATACCTACAGTACCAATGGCGCATTTTTCGAGGCGCATTATCAGCATAATTTCGCCGGTTCGCTGCTTGGCAAAGTACCGTTTATGCGTAAGCTAAAGCTGGAAGAAATAATTGGTGCCAACTTCCTAACTACCAAAGGCAACTCCAACTACCGCGAGTTTTATGTAGGGCTGCAACGCCTTATATTCAGGGTTGATTATGGTATATCATATGCCGGCAACAAAAAATACATCCAGGGCATAAGGATATTTTACGGGATAAGATAG
- a CDS encoding TonB-dependent receptor — protein MKRIYTISGLLLLFTFFTSAAFAQNVTVKGKVTDAANGQALIGVTVGVQGTTTGTQTDVNGTYSLNVASNATLQVSYLGYTTLTVPVNGQTNIDIKLQPSTNELQGVVVVGYGTQRKLDVTGSVGVVKGDDIAKQASTNAVSSLQGKVAGVQITNSGSPGSSPEIRIRGLGTVYGNANPLYVVDGVWFDDISFLNPNDIENISILKDASSESIYGVRAANGVVLVTTKKGKGAPSISYNAYAGWQRVTNQPKLANGTEYATLINELNAIQFPSDPPTFADPAKFGQGTDWLNVVLRNAFTMKHDVTVSGSTEKSTYTFSAGYLEQQGVVKGNDYSRITAHLQQDVQATKFLKLGYNAVLQGSKSQDAAGGVIYKAFTAAPIVPVYYNDGTYGDPGDFPIGNATNNPKAQIDYFNQKSNNYRLTGNMFADVKFTNYLTFHTSFGGEFGQAEVLGYNPVYKANSIQFNEISDLNVSRAEVRNWIWENTLTFDKTFGKHHLTVLAGQSAQRYKSYNISATAQNVPNTSNGDLYLALGSNDATNPRSVTDGGALATYQSFFSRVNYSFNDRYLLNASIRADGSSKFLGSERWGYFPSVGAGWVISNEDFMKDQTIFNNLKLRGSWGKIGNASVPANLSTLTVNNSAGFIAVYNGQSATGANITAIVPPITYWERGVGTDIGLEMAFLNNRLTFEADYYQKKTEQAIFAIPVLGSLGTDGGTIIGNQATFENHGFEFAASWRGKIGSDFSYNLSGNFSINNNKVLSTITGANPIYGGGAAATGGQLSTRTILGQPIGEFYGLVVDGVFQNAAEIAASNQTDAKPGDFRFKDLNGDKVIDAKDRTVIGNPNPKYLYGFSTNFNYKEFDLTVDLQGVAGVDVYNANKGLRYGSENFTKDFYDNRWHGEGTSTTYPSANVGGGNNYKPNSFFVESGAYFRIRNLQLGYTLPSAVASKVFMKRLRIFANAQNAFNSFSYKGFNPEVGGSPTNAGIDNGVYPLYATYNFGVNVTF, from the coding sequence ATGAAGAGAATTTACACGATCTCAGGGTTATTGCTATTGTTTACTTTTTTCACCAGTGCGGCATTTGCACAAAACGTTACCGTTAAAGGTAAAGTAACAGATGCTGCCAACGGCCAGGCGCTTATAGGCGTAACCGTAGGTGTTCAGGGTACAACAACAGGCACCCAAACAGATGTTAACGGCACGTATTCATTAAATGTAGCCTCTAACGCAACGCTACAGGTATCCTATTTAGGGTATACCACTTTAACAGTTCCGGTAAACGGGCAAACTAATATTGATATTAAACTACAGCCAAGCACCAACGAATTACAAGGTGTGGTGGTAGTAGGTTACGGCACACAACGCAAACTGGACGTTACCGGTTCAGTTGGTGTTGTAAAAGGTGATGATATTGCCAAACAAGCTTCAACCAATGCGGTAAGTTCGTTACAGGGAAAAGTTGCCGGTGTGCAAATAACCAACAGTGGTTCGCCGGGCTCATCGCCAGAGATACGCATTCGTGGTTTAGGGACTGTATATGGCAATGCCAACCCATTATATGTAGTAGATGGTGTATGGTTTGACGATATCAGCTTTTTAAACCCTAACGATATAGAAAATATTAGTATCCTTAAAGATGCTTCAAGCGAATCAATTTATGGTGTTAGGGCCGCTAACGGTGTTGTGTTAGTAACCACCAAAAAGGGTAAAGGTGCACCAAGCATTAGCTACAACGCATATGCTGGTTGGCAGCGAGTTACCAACCAGCCAAAACTGGCAAACGGTACCGAATACGCTACGCTTATTAACGAACTAAACGCAATACAGTTCCCAAGCGACCCGCCAACATTTGCTGATCCGGCTAAATTTGGCCAGGGTACAGATTGGTTAAACGTTGTTTTGCGCAATGCTTTTACCATGAAGCATGATGTAACCGTGAGTGGTAGTACCGAAAAATCAACTTATACCTTTTCTGCTGGATATTTAGAGCAGCAGGGAGTTGTTAAAGGCAATGATTACAGCCGTATAACCGCCCACTTACAACAGGATGTACAAGCAACAAAATTTTTAAAATTAGGATACAATGCAGTACTGCAAGGAAGTAAATCGCAGGATGCCGCCGGTGGGGTAATTTATAAGGCCTTTACCGCGGCGCCAATTGTGCCGGTATATTATAATGATGGTACCTACGGCGACCCGGGTGATTTTCCTATTGGTAATGCAACTAATAACCCGAAGGCACAAATAGATTACTTTAACCAGAAATCAAATAACTATCGCCTTACCGGTAATATGTTTGCTGATGTTAAATTTACCAACTATTTAACTTTCCATACCAGCTTTGGCGGCGAATTTGGCCAGGCGGAAGTATTAGGTTATAACCCGGTTTATAAAGCAAACTCCATACAATTTAATGAGATAAGCGATTTAAATGTCTCAAGGGCCGAAGTAAGAAACTGGATATGGGAGAATACTTTAACATTTGATAAAACATTTGGCAAGCACCACTTAACTGTACTGGCAGGGCAATCAGCTCAACGCTATAAATCGTACAACATAAGTGCTACTGCTCAAAATGTACCAAACACCAGCAATGGCGACCTTTATCTTGCTTTAGGTTCAAATGATGCAACCAACCCACGCTCGGTAACTGATGGTGGCGCACTTGCAACATACCAATCCTTTTTTAGCAGGGTAAACTATTCGTTTAACGACAGGTACTTGTTAAATGCATCTATCCGTGCAGATGGTTCATCAAAATTTTTAGGCAGCGAGCGCTGGGGCTATTTCCCATCGGTAGGTGCCGGCTGGGTTATCAGCAACGAAGATTTTATGAAAGACCAAACCATCTTTAACAATTTAAAGCTAAGAGGCAGCTGGGGTAAAATAGGTAACGCATCGGTTCCGGCAAACCTGTCTACCTTAACCGTTAACAACTCTGCTGGCTTTATAGCCGTATACAATGGCCAGTCTGCAACAGGCGCCAACATTACTGCAATTGTACCCCCTATTACTTATTGGGAGCGCGGTGTTGGTACTGATATTGGTTTAGAGATGGCGTTTCTAAACAACAGGTTAACTTTCGAGGCTGACTATTACCAAAAGAAAACGGAGCAAGCCATATTTGCCATACCTGTATTAGGTTCGTTAGGTACCGATGGTGGTACTATTATTGGCAACCAGGCAACGTTTGAAAACCACGGTTTTGAATTTGCAGCTTCATGGCGCGGTAAAATCGGATCTGATTTTTCTTATAATTTAAGCGGTAACTTCAGCATCAACAACAACAAGGTATTATCTACCATTACAGGTGCTAACCCAATTTATGGTGGCGGCGCTGCCGCAACCGGTGGCCAGTTAAGTACACGTACTATATTAGGCCAGCCAATTGGCGAGTTTTACGGTTTAGTGGTTGATGGTGTATTCCAAAATGCAGCAGAAATTGCTGCATCTAACCAAACTGATGCAAAACCCGGTGATTTTAGATTTAAGGATCTAAATGGTGATAAGGTTATTGATGCGAAAGACCGTACTGTAATAGGCAATCCAAACCCTAAATACCTGTATGGTTTTAGCACCAACTTTAACTATAAAGAGTTTGACCTTACTGTTGATTTGCAAGGTGTAGCCGGTGTTGATGTTTACAATGCCAATAAAGGTCTGCGTTATGGTTCAGAAAACTTTACAAAAGATTTTTATGACAACCGCTGGCATGGCGAAGGTACTTCAACTACCTACCCATCGGCCAATGTTGGTGGTGGTAACAACTACAAACCCAACTCATTCTTTGTTGAAAGCGGCGCATATTTCCGTATCCGCAATTTGCAGTTGGGCTATACGCTTCCATCGGCAGTGGCTTCAAAAGTATTCATGAAAAGGCTTAGAATATTTGCGAACGCGCAAAATGCATTCAACTCATTCAGCTATAAAGGCTTTAATCCCGAAGTTGGCGGTTCTCCAACAAACGCAGGAATTGATAACGGTGTTTACCCACTGTATGCTACCTACAATTTTGGTGTAAACGTTACATTTTAA